The genomic window ACGTCCGCTCCCGACAGGCGGCAGAGACGGGCAGTGGATTCCCGGTCGAAGAAGAAATCCTTCGTGTCCAGCCGGTGGATGTGCCCGCTGTGGCGGATGTCCCCCCCGCAGGAAGGAAGGGGCTGGGTGATGAACACCATGTGGAGGTTTTCGTTGGCATGGGCCGAGAAGGCCCCTATGAGGCCGCAGGGGATATCCGTCTCGAAGAGCTGGTAGTTATCGATGACGAGGAAGGTTTCCCCGTCGCATCGGCATTGGCCCAGAACAGCGGCGATATCCGGCAGGTTTTCCACCGAGGGAGGGAAGAGTCTCTTGAGTTTCTGGGCTGCCTCCATGTCCACGGTCCCCAGGAGCCGGCAGAAGCCTTCCCAGGCCTTCGAGGGCCGTTCGCCGAAACAGGTGTACCAGTTCCCGCTGCTGTTCGTCCGAACCGTTTCCCGAAGGAATTCCCTGACGGCGGTGGTCTTCCCGAAGCCGGAAGGCGCCTCCACCACCGTGAGGGGATAGCCGGACATTCTTTCGAGAAGCGCTCTGAGGTGCCCGGGAAAGACACAGGTTCCGCCCCGGAGCCGGGGGTTCGCCTCTTTCTGCATGGATGGCCCTCCATTCTCTCCTTCTGCAGCCGCTTTTCGCACAGCATCATAATAATGCACAATGGCCGGAGAAATTTCCGGATGTATGACTAAATATTTAGTCTTTATATTCCTTCACGATGATGTCTGCTTCAGAAGAGGGGGGCTTCCCCGAAGTCCCCTCGCCGGACGTCCCGTACAGGATGGCGGCATAGCTCGTTCCCGACTCCACCCTGCGGCCCAGGACGGACGACGTATCGGCGTGCTCGATGACGGTTCCTTTTTCGATCCCGACCTCGCGGAAGAGCATCAGCACCAGGGCTGCGGCACGGCGGGCATCCACGTCGATGGTCTTCGTTCCGGCAGGCCGGATATTGGCCAGGACGTCCAGGGTCCTGCGGTCTTCGGCGGCCATGGCCTCCGGTGTCTTGTAATGGGACAGGTCCATGCTCAGGATGATGACATCCCCGTCACGGAGCAGATCCAGAATAGCGTTTTTCAGGATGATAAGAGCCAGGTCGGGCGTCCGTGCGCCGATCACCATGGGAACCACCGATGCGTTCGGAAAGTGCCGGGCAACGAAGGGGATGTGGACCGTTATGCCGTGCTCCCGCCGGAACAGGGCTCCGTCAGCTCCCGCCACGGACAGGGACGAAAGTATTTCGCAGGCTTCCCGGTCTGCCATGAGAAGCCGTTCCGGGGTCGGCCAGTCGTCGGGGCACAGGGCCGCGAAGGTCCGGGCCCGGCGGAAGTGGTCGGGGGAAAGCAGCCATACCCGCCGGACCTCCGGCGACCCAAGGTGCTCGTAAAACCGCTGTATCATGCCGAGGGCAATATCATGGTGCGGAACGATGCCGCCGGTGATGCGCACCGGCGTCACCCGTTCCCCGCCCCTTGTGCCTGCAGGGAAGGCGGAGCCGGTTTCAGCCCCGCCTTCCGCCCTTTGCAGAATTCCGCTCCCTGCGGCAAGGATGCAGAGAAGCATCACTGCCGTAAAGAGCTTATTTCCGAAGCTCTTCATACCACGCAGGATGGTGCTTTTTCAGCTCTCCTGACCGGGCCTGATCGTAGACCAGGGCTTTCCATTCTTCGTCTGTCATGCGGCCTCCCTCCAGGGAGCGGACGAACTCGTAGTAGGAGAAGATGAACCCCCTGGTGACCCGGGGGCCGCCCGAGGCGTCGTTGACGAAGACATGGATTCTCTGGGGCCTGCCGGAGGCGATGTGGAGCACCCGGCCTTCGAAATAGTCCGTGGCGATATCGGTGACCAGGGCCATCTTGAGCTGCTCCCTGTCATCCACCATTTCTCCGGGCAGCAGGAGCTGGGCGTTGAAAGCCCGGGCCAGATACTTGATATTCCCGTAGTCTTCCGCCGTCAGGGGCTTGCCTCCGGTCTCCTTCGCCGCGATGTCCCGGGCTATGGACAGCAGTTCCGCCAGGGTTTCCAGCCTGGAGGCGTAGGGAATGCCCTCTTTCTCGAATTCCTCGTCATCCGGCTCCATGCCGAAGTCGCCGATGAAGGACCGCAGCCGGGAGACCGCCGACAGGAGGGCGTCAAAGGTACGGGGATCGGGCTCCACGTACCCCTTCGGCTGCGGGGGGGCGAAGGGTCCCGCTTCGGTGTCGCCGCCGTCGCCCATCTCGGCGCCGGACTGCTCGGCGTAGAGCACGGTGTCGTGCTTCAGCTCGGCCCAGGATGCGGAACAGGTGGAGAGCTTCTTCCACTGCCACGCGGGAGATTTGTAAAAGAACTGGTCCGAGCCGGAATCCCGGAATCCCTCCTGGAAGGCCTTTATCCACAGGGAGTAGACCGATTCCTCTCCGGCGAGGTGCCCGTTCATCCATGTTTTAAGCTTCTTCAGCGCCTCGGCGTAGCCCTTTACGCGGCTGTTTTTCGCCGCCAGGCCGTCGGCCGCACGGGACCCCAGGGCGGCCATGACATCCGTTCCCTCCGGGAGATTGCGGGGGTTTGCGTCGGTTCCCACCCGGGGGGAGGTGAGCATGTTCATCACGTAGGCGTCCGGGGTGAAGCGCTTGCCGGACATGCGGAAGACGGGAAGGCGGGATGCGAAGTCCTTCGTGCCGTCGTCTCCGCCCGGGGTGCTCTGGATCAGGGGGCCGGGAACCGTCTTTTTGATCTCGTCGGCCAGGGCAGAGAGAACCCTGCCGTCGGCCAGCCGGACGGGAGCTCCCGCAAGGGCTCCCATGCGCTCTTTGGCCAGCTTCCGGTATATGCGGGTTCCTCCCGTGTTCGACGCGCCCACGAGGAAATCGATGGGAGCCTCGAAGGCGTTCCATTGTTCCTCCTGCTCTCCGAGGACGAGAGACACCAGGGCCGCCGCGGCGACGTTCCCTGGCTTCGGCGTGCCGTCGTCGGCGAAGAGGACAAGCTCGGCGGAGCCGAGCCAGCTCATGGCCCGGAAATACCGTTCCAGCTCCGGCCTCAGAGTGTAATGTCCCCGGGGCCTGAAGGATGTGTAGTCGATTTTCGCCCCCGTGACGGCGGAATCCGTCACATCCGCCGCGGCGAGTATCCGGGCCACTTCTTCGGACGCGTTTTTCGACAGCCTTGTCCGTGTTCCCGGCGTCTCTTCCAGAAGGGCAAGGGGAATGGAGAACATGTCCCGGGCCGTTTCCCAGGTCTCCCCCGCTCCCGCAGAGGAGCAGGCGCCCTCGACGCCTGCCAGGGCGGCCAGGGCCGTCTTCATGCTTTCCCCGAGGGCCGGGGCCAGGAAGGTACGCTCGAATTTCTGCAGCATCCGGCTGAACACCAGGTGGAAGGCGTGGAGGAAAAGGTCGGTGGTGATGAAATCGGCCTGGTAGTCGGTGGTGAAACTGTAGTAATCCGCCAGGTCGTCCACCTGGAGGGCATTTTCGTCCATGGGCCACGGATCGTCGATATAAAAGCCTTTCCTGAGAAGGGAGGCGGCCATGTCCTTCGTTACGGGAAGGAATTCCGTCATTTTTTCCGGGGCGTCCATACCCCGGAAACCGTCCCCGTAGAAGGAGGACATGGCAGAGTACCGCATCTTCGACGGCAGAAGCCCCTTGTCAATCCTGGAATTGTCGGGCGCATAGCCTTCCAGGGAGCCGAAATCGGCCTTTTTCCCCCAGGCGTACCGGGAGCCCACGCCTCCGCTGCCGAACCTCGTGTCGGTGGAAAATTCGAGAAGCAGCCAGCTTTCCTTTCCTTCAGAAAATTCGCCCACCGCCGTCACCGTTTCCCCCCGGGCAAGGGAGAATTCCCCGGCGGAGATGCTGCGGGCCGTTGCGCCTTTCCCGGGCTGAAGCCGCAATTCCGCGCCGTCCTTCTTCACCGTGAAGGAACGGGCTTCGAAGCTTGTGTGCTCCGGAACTTTTTCGATGCCCTTCTTCTGGATATAGCAGAGCACCTCCCCGTCCTCCGGCGAAAGAAGGGCGTACCATCCGCCGGCGAACTGCCTGAGCTTGCTGTCCGTTATGGTACGCACCCTCAGGTGATTGCCGTAGACCACGACCCCGTAGAAATCCGGGAGCTCCCAGAGATCCGTCACCTGGGGAACTTTCGCGGCGGGTTTTCCAAACATGGGCACCACATCCGCGGTGACGACGTACAGGCCGTCACCGCCCGCAGGGCCGGAAGCGCTCTTTGCCTGCGCCGCCGGGGCAAAGACGCCAAGTGCCAGAATAAGGACAGCACAGAGAGGAACAACCTTCAGCAACAATGCTCCCCACCCTGTTCCCATGGTCTTTGTTCCGTTCATCCCCATGACCTCCTCCTTCGTGCCGGCGGTTTATGTCCGGTCTTCCGGGGAAAAACCCCGGCCCATTTCCCCCGCTTCTTCCCTTCCGGCGCTTCCCTGCCCGGGAAAAGCACAGGGGCTTCAGTTTCCCACAAAACAATACCATGAAGAAAGCCTTCATGGTAAAGAATACTCCTGCAATTCCATTTTCTGAGGAGACAGCAGCACTGTCCCCCGGGGAGTCTGGGAAGATCCGGGACCGCTACAGACTCTTCCAGCTTTTGAATCCCTTGCCCAGCACCTCCGATGCTTCGACCACGGACATGAAGGCCGTGGGATCGTGCTCGGCGAGGAATTTCTTCAGCTGCATGGCCTGCCTGGGTTCCAGAAGGGTGAGGAGGACGGGCCGGGGCTGCTTGGAGTATCCTCCCATGCCGTCCAGCCTGGTGACCCCCCTGTGAAGGGTGAGGTTGATATACGCGGACACTTCGTCAGGGATGTGGGTGATGATGAAGGCCTGCTTCCTCCGGTCAAAGGAGCGGGTGGTATTGTCCAGAACGATGCCGAAGACATAGAGCCCCACAGCGCCGTAGATGGCTGATTCCAGCCCCACCACGAAGAAGGAGAGGGCCAGAATCCCCATGTTGATGTAGATGGAAAACTGCCCCATCTCTATGCCGTACCGTTTTCTGAGGGCCATGCCGGGGATGTCGAGGCCCCCGGTGGATCCCCCCACACGGAACACCATGCCGGCACCGAGCCCGCGGATAGCCCCGGACACCATGGCCGCCATGAACTTGTCGCCGATGACGGGCACCGGCACGAACTCGAAGGCCTTCAGCAGGAGGGAGAAAAGCACCACCGCCCAGGCGGTCCACAGGACAAACCTGGGGGACAGCTCCTTCCAGGCCCAGATCATGAGCAGCCCGTTGGCAGCGAGGATCACCCACGCGGGAGAAATGCCGAACACGTAGTTCGACAGCACGGCAATGCCCGACACCCCGAGATCGGGAAAGCGGTTCGGAAGCACGAAAAGCACCACAGCCAGGGCCTGGAGGGAAACTCCGGCGGTCACGGCGAGGAATGCCCTCCACTCGTCCTTAACATCCTGAACAAACCGTCCGGCGGCGGAACGGAGACCGGCCTTCAGCGTCGCAAATTTCATGGTGCTTCTCCTCCTCTGCAATGGGAATCATTGCCCTCTTTGCCCGAAATCCCGCTCCCGGTCTGGTATAATAGATTGGTTGCAGACCTACGGAGCGGAGTGGGGAAACATGTTTATTCCTCTTGAAGGACAGTGCGTGGTCTCCATCCGGCGCGTCATCGCCATGATACGCCACGGCGACGAAACGGCCGTCTATCTCGACGACGGAACAATACTGGCGACGGGCTTCCGCCCGGAAACGCTGGATAAAAGATACAACGCTTTCAGCAAAGAGGCAAGGGAAAACGCCATGCCTCTTCGCAGACGAATGGGAGGAAACAGAACATGACGATGAGTCCGGCGGCCCGCCAGTATACGGCCAGCAGCATTCAGGTCCTGGAGGGGCTCCAGGCGGTCAGGAAACGTCCGGGAATGTACATCGGCGACACGGCGGCCAGAGGGCTTCACCATCTGGTCTACGAAGTGGTGGACAACTCGGTGGACGAAGCCATCGGAGGATACTGTACCGCCATCTACGTGGCCATTCACCCCGATGAAAGCATCTCCGTGGAGGACAACGGGCGGGGCATCCCCACCGACCCCCACCCCTCCAACGGCCGCCCCGCATCGGAAGTGGTGCTCACGACCCTCCATGCGGGAGGCAAGTTCGACAGCGGCGCCTATAAGGTCAGCGGCGGTCTTCACGGCGTGGGCGTCTCTGTGGTCAACGCCCTGTCGGAGTGGCTCGAGATCACCATCTGCCGGAACGGCGAATCCCGCACCCAGCGGTTCGAGCGGGGCATCCCGGTAACGGAGCTTTCCGAAGGGATCCCCACGGAGAAGAACGGGACCATGGTCCACTTCCTCGCGGACGGGGGCATCTTCGAAGAGGTCAAGTTCTCCGCCGAAGTGCTGAGCGCCCGGCTCCGGGAGCTCGCCTTCCTGAACCCGGGACTTTCCATAACCCTCGACGACAAGAGGGAGAACAAGGTCAAGGAATTCCGCTACGACGGCGGAATGAAGTCCTTCATCGAATACCTGAACCGGGGCAAGACGGTGCTCTTCTCCGAGCCGGTGACCATTTCCGGCGAGAAGGACGGCGTCTCGGTGGACATCGGCCTCCAGTACAACGACGGCTACCTGGAGAGGGTCTTCGGCTTCGCTAACCTCATCCACACCGTCGAGGGAGGCACCCATGTCTCCGGCCTTCGGACCGCCCTCACCCGGGGCGTGAACGAGGCTGCCCGCAGGGGCAAGCTCCTGAAGGAGAAGGAAGAGAACCTCTCGGGAGACGACCTGAAGGAAGGGCTCACCTGCGTGGTCTCCGTGAAGCTGTCCAACCCCCAGTTCGAGGGACAGACCAAGACCAAGCTCGGAAACAGCGACGTGAAGGGCATCGTGGATTCCATCGTCTACGAGGGGCTGCTGGCCTGGTTCGAGGACAACCCCCAGGTCGTGAAGTCCGTGGTGGAAAAGGCCATCAAGGCACGGCAGGCGAGGGAGGCGGCCAAGAGGGCGAGGGAACTGGTCCGCAAATCGGTGATGACCGGCCTGAGCCTTCCGGGAAAGCTTGCCGACTGCTCAAGCAGGAACCCCGAAAACACCGAGGTCTACATCGTGGAGGGAGATTCGGCCGGAGGCAGCGCCAAGCAGGGGCGCGACAGAAGCTTCCAGGCCATCCTTCCGCTGAGGGGCAAGATCCTGAACGTGGAAAAGGCCCGTCTTGACAAGGTCCTGGCAAACCAGGAGATCCGGACCATGATCCAGACCCTGGGCGCCGGCGTGGGGGACGACTTCGACCCGGGCAAGCTGCGGTACCACAAAATCATCATCATGACGGACGCCGACGTGGACGGAGCCCATATAAGCACCCTGCTGCTCACGTTCTTTTACCGGTATATGCAGCCCCTCATAGAGAAGGGATACCTTTACCTGGCCCAGCCTCCCCTGTACCGGGTGCAGAAGGGGAAGACGGTCTCCTACTGCTACAACGAGAAAGAGCTCAGAAACATCCTTGACAACGCCGCCGACCCGACGAAGATGAGCGTCCAGCGGTACAAGGGACTCGGCGAAATGAACCCGGAACAGCTCTGGGAGACCACCATGGATCCCCAGAACAGGGTGCTCAAGAGGGTGGAGATCGACGACCTCATGGGGGCCGAGGAGTATTTCAGCATCCTCATGGGGGACAAGGTGGAGCCCCGGCGGGATTTCATCGCCGCCCACGCCCACGAGGTGCGCAACCTGGACATCTAGGGACGGAAAACGAGTCTGAAAGGGGCCTCCGGCATCTGCCGGAGGCCCCTTTTTCTGCTCTCTACCAGGCCGTCTCCAGTATCCGGAGGATGTCCTCCCGTTCGATCTTCCGCACCGCCCCGAGGGGGGCGAGCTTCGCCGCGTTGTCGGCGATCCTGGGCAGATCGGCCTTCGCGACGCCCACTTCACGGAGAGTCACCGGAGAGCCGAGGGAACGGAAGTACTCCCTCAGCGCACGGATGCCTCTCAGAGCCCGGTCTTCACCGTCCCGGATGCCGAAAACGCTGGCGGCGAGCCGCTCGAACACCGGTTCCGCGTCCCTGTACACATATTCCATCCAGGCGGGCATGATGATGGCCAGCCCCGTGCCGTGGGGGACGTCGAAGATGGCGCTGAGGGAGTGCTCGATTCGGTGTGAGGCGAAATCCCCCCGGACGGGACGGCCCACGTTGCTCAGGCCGTTGTGGGCCAGGGAGCAGCACCAGGCGAGTTCCGCCCGGGCCTCGTAGTCTGCGGGATTCTTCACGAGCTGGGGAATCCGGCGCATCATGGCCCGGATGAGGGTTTCACAGTAGTCCTGGACGAAGTCAAGCCCCGGGCAGGAGATCACGTAGGCCTCGAGGACATGAGTGACGGCGTCGATTCCGCCGCTCACCGTCTGGCTCTCCGGAAGAGTCGCCTGCACCGAGGGGTCGATGACGGACACTTTTGGAACAAGGACGGGGGACGCGATCGCCCATTTGCTCTCATCGTCCTCCCTGGTAACCACAGCGGTATTGTTCATCTCCGAGGAGGTGCCCGACGCCGTCAGCACTCCGTAGACGGGCAGGGCTTCCTTCACCGCTGCCTTCCCGCAGAAGAAGTCCCAGACGTCCCCGTCGTAGAGAGCCCCCATGGCGGCCGCCTTCGCAGTGTCGAAGACGCTCCCCCCGCCCACGGCGAGCACGGCTTCAGCCTTTTCCCCCTTCAGCAGGGTGATGACGTCCCGGAGCTTGGACAGCCTGGGGTTCGACCGGACGCCCCCTATTTCGGCGAAGCGGATGCCGTGTTTCTCCAGTGACCCCGTCACCGCCTCGTGGACGCCGTTTTTGTAGATGGAGCCTCCTCCGGCGACAAGGACCACCCGGGATATTCCGTCTGCCGCAAGGGCTTCTCCGATCTGGGGAATGGTATCCCTGCCGAAGATGATTTTTGTCGGAGCATAAAAGGTGAAATTCTGCATGTTTTCCTCCTTTCGCCGGAGAAATCCCGGCATGGACAGTATTGTACCCCCGGAAGCCGGAGGATGTATAATGGCGGCGTAGAACGAAGGAGATGATATCATGGGAACGGAAACGAAAAGGAACCCGCGGAAAGCGCAGCGGCCCTCAGCCCTTGCGGGGCAGATCCGCATCATCTTTTACACGGTTTTCATCTGCATTACCATCGTACTCCTCGCCGTCTCCCTCGATCTCATGCTCAACCCGTCGAAAAACTGGACGGACTCCCTTGCCATCCGCTGGATATCCGAACGGCGGAATCTGCTGCCGTTTTTCAGGTAAATCCCTCTCTCCCCGTTAACCTCCCGGACAGCAGCGCGGCGAAAGAAGTCCGGCCGTGCCGATGTTTTGCTGTTTTTGCCTGCCGCCTCCTCTTCAGCCGGATTTCCCGGATCGGTCTTTTGAAGAAGAAGACAGATTTCGTGCAGCCGCTCCCCGCCGTGACATTGTATGCTATTATTGCATTCAATCCGGAGGCTCCGGAGGAGAATAACGGTCACTGCGACCAGGGAGGCAATACCAGTGTATTTCGCAGGAGTTTTGTACTGTTGTGCCGCGGCCGTCTTCTGGGCTCTCGGCCCCGTGTTCCTGAAAAAAGGGCTCGCCTTCCTGGATCATACCGAAATGTCCGCCTCCCGTACCATCGGGTTTGCGGCGGCTTCGCTGATCTTCTGCATTTTCGACCCGAACGCCTTCATCCTCTGGCGCTTTCCTTCCTGGCTGCTCCTTTTCGTCTTCATCAACATTCTCGTGGGAAACGTCCTCGGCGACCTCTGCTATTTCAAGTCCCTCGAACTCATCGGCGTGAGCAGGGCGGTGGGAACCACATGCTGCTATCCCCTCTTCGTCACCGCCATCTCCTTTTTCTGGCTCGGTGAGTCGCTTACCCTTCCCCTGGTCCTGGGCACGGGTGTCATGATCGCAGGCCTTTTCATGCTGAAATCCGGAGGCCGGAGGGCCGCCGGCGCCGGGAATGAAACTGCCTCCTGGAAAGGCTTTCTTCTCGCCCTGGCGGCCGCTTTCTGCTGGGCCGCCGTCATGGTGCTCCAGAAATGGCTGCTGTCCGTCCACGACCTCCCCGCCGCATCCATCACCCTGTGGCGTGCCCTGTTCCTCTTCGCTGTCTCCTGGGGCATCTGGGCATGGAGAACGAGAAAGGAACCGGAAAAGCGCCTCCACCTGCTGAGGGCGCCCAGGACAATCTGGGCGTACGCCATCGCCGCCGGAACCTTCGGCCTCGCCGCCGGAGGGTATGTTTTCGCCCTGGCCATACAGATCATCCCCGTGTCGGTAGCGACGCCCATTACGGCCACAAGCCCCCTGATCGCGGCAGGCATGGCGGTGGTCATGTTCCACGAATCCATGCGGCCCGTGCAGTGGGCCGGCATCCTCTGCATTCTCGGAGGAGTGCTCACCGTCACCGCGTGACATCATGAAAGGAAGCCCCCGCACCGGAAGGTGCGGGGGCTTTTCTTTTCCTGCCCGTGGTCTAGAACTCCAGGATGACCTTGCACACCTCCGACGGATTATCCTCGATGAACTTCATGGCCTCCCGGACCTGTTCGAAGGGGAACCTGTGGGATACGAGAAGTTCCGGCTTCACCTCACCGCCGGAAAACCACGAGATGACCTCGGGAAACTTGTTCCTGTTCAGGCGGGAGCCGAAGATGGAGAGTTCCTTCTTCACCGCCTCGAGCTGGACGAAGGACGAAGGCTCCTTCGAGAACCCGAGCAGGCCGATGCGGCCCGCAGGGGACGCCATCCGGAGCAGGGAGGGGAACAGGTCGGGACTTCCCACGGCGTCGATGATGAGGGGTACGCCGGCTCCTCCGGTCCATTCCGCCGCTTTCTCCTCCAGGGAGTCCTTCCGGGTGTTGACCGTGAGTTCCGCCCCGAGGGAGCGGGCTTTTTCAAGCCGCACGTCCACGATGTCCGCCACGGCGCAGGCCGTCCCGAGCCTCCGGGCCGCCTGCAGGATCACCTGGCCGATAGGCCCGGCGCCCAGGATGAGCAGCCGGTCGCCCCCGGAGCACTCCGTTCGTGACAGGACGTTCGCCGCGATGGTGAAGGGCTCCACGAGGGCTCCCTTTTCGAAGGACCAGTCGGAGGGAATTCTGTGGAGGTTCTTCACGGGAAGGGCGACGAACTCGGCGAAGCCGCCGTCCCTGTGGACGCCGAAGACCTCCAGCCGCTCGCACACGTTGGGGCGGCCTATGGAACAGGGGTAGCAGGTTCCGCAGCTGGTGACGGGATCCACCGCCACCCGTTCGCCGGGGGCGTACTCCGTCACGCCCTCACCCAGGGCGGCAACTTCTCCCGCAAATTCGTGGCCGATGATCCTCGGGTATTTCGCCAGGGGGTTGGTGCCGTGGTAGATATGCATGTCCGAGCCGCAGATGCCTCCGGCACGGACCCGGACGAGCACTTCTCCCTTTCCCGGCCCGGGAACGGGAACCTCCCGGATTTCCAGACTGTGGGGCTTCTCTACAAAGACAACCTTCATGATCCGTTCTCCTTTTCTTCTCTCCCCGGCCCCCTATGAGGCATGGGCCCGCCGGTAGGATGAATACAGGGACAATGCCGCCAGGACCAGGAACACCACACCGATCGGACGGGTCCAGAGGAAGGAGTAGCTTCCCTCGTACATGAGCACGGCCCTCCTCAGGTTGCTCTCCGCCATGGGCCCGAGGATGACCGCGAGAATGATGGGCGACGAGGGCACGTCCGCTTTCTGCATTATATACCCTATGACGCCGAAGGCGACGCAGACCCACATGTCGAAAATGCTGTTGTTCATGGAGTAGGCCCCCACCATGGAGAGGGTGATGATCACCGGGATGATGATCCTCTTGGGAAGTTCCACCACCCGGCAGAAGAGCCGGACGCCGAGCAGGCCGATGAGCAGCATGAGGATGTTCCCCACGAAGAGGGAGGCGAAGAGACCGTACACCACGTCGGCGTTTTTCGTGAACAGGAGGGGGCCGGGCTGAAGTCCCTGGATGATGAGGGCGCCGAGGAGGATGGCCGTGACGGCGTCTCCGGGAACGCCGAGGGTAAGCAGGGGGACCATGGCCCCGCCGGTGACGCCGTTGTTGCCCGCCTCCGGGGCGGCTATGCCTTCGAGGCATCCCGTCCCGAACTCGCTGCCCTTTTTCGAACTTCTCCGGGCCTCGTTGTAGCTGACAAACGCTGCGATGTCGGCGCCGGCGCCGGGTATGGACCCGATGAAGGTACCGATGAGGGCGGACTTGATCATGGTGGGCATAAGGGTGACGGTCTCCCTGAGAGAGATCATGCCCCTTTTGAAATTGGTCTCGATGGCATGGGAGGGTTCAAAAATCTTCTCCATCTGGACGAAGGCCTCCGCCAGGGCGAAGAGTCCGATGAGCACCGGAATGATGGCAAAACCGTTGAAGAGGTTCATTTCGCCGAAGGTGAACCGGGGGAAACTGGTCACCGGATCAAGACCCACGGTGGAGATGAGCAGGCCGAACATGCCTGCCAGCAGTCCCTTGACGGGGCTCTTGCCGGAGATGCTCGCGATGATGCTGAGACCGAAAATGGCCA from Aminivibrio pyruvatiphilus includes these protein-coding regions:
- the amrB gene encoding AmmeMemoRadiSam system protein B, giving the protein MKSFGNKLFTAVMLLCILAAGSGILQRAEGGAETGSAFPAGTRGGERVTPVRITGGIVPHHDIALGMIQRFYEHLGSPEVRRVWLLSPDHFRRARTFAALCPDDWPTPERLLMADREACEILSSLSVAGADGALFRREHGITVHIPFVARHFPNASVVPMVIGARTPDLALIILKNAILDLLRDGDVIILSMDLSHYKTPEAMAAEDRRTLDVLANIRPAGTKTIDVDARRAAALVLMLFREVGIEKGTVIEHADTSSVLGRRVESGTSYAAILYGTSGEGTSGKPPSSEADIIVKEYKD
- a CDS encoding DUF3160 domain-containing protein — encoded protein: MNGTKTMGTGWGALLLKVVPLCAVLILALGVFAPAAQAKSASGPAGGDGLYVVTADVVPMFGKPAAKVPQVTDLWELPDFYGVVVYGNHLRVRTITDSKLRQFAGGWYALLSPEDGEVLCYIQKKGIEKVPEHTSFEARSFTVKKDGAELRLQPGKGATARSISAGEFSLARGETVTAVGEFSEGKESWLLLEFSTDTRFGSGGVGSRYAWGKKADFGSLEGYAPDNSRIDKGLLPSKMRYSAMSSFYGDGFRGMDAPEKMTEFLPVTKDMAASLLRKGFYIDDPWPMDENALQVDDLADYYSFTTDYQADFITTDLFLHAFHLVFSRMLQKFERTFLAPALGESMKTALAALAGVEGACSSAGAGETWETARDMFSIPLALLEETPGTRTRLSKNASEEVARILAAADVTDSAVTGAKIDYTSFRPRGHYTLRPELERYFRAMSWLGSAELVLFADDGTPKPGNVAAAALVSLVLGEQEEQWNAFEAPIDFLVGASNTGGTRIYRKLAKERMGALAGAPVRLADGRVLSALADEIKKTVPGPLIQSTPGGDDGTKDFASRLPVFRMSGKRFTPDAYVMNMLTSPRVGTDANPRNLPEGTDVMAALGSRAADGLAAKNSRVKGYAEALKKLKTWMNGHLAGEESVYSLWIKAFQEGFRDSGSDQFFYKSPAWQWKKLSTCSASWAELKHDTVLYAEQSGAEMGDGGDTEAGPFAPPQPKGYVEPDPRTFDALLSAVSRLRSFIGDFGMEPDDEEFEKEGIPYASRLETLAELLSIARDIAAKETGGKPLTAEDYGNIKYLARAFNAQLLLPGEMVDDREQLKMALVTDIATDYFEGRVLHIASGRPQRIHVFVNDASGGPRVTRGFIFSYYEFVRSLEGGRMTDEEWKALVYDQARSGELKKHHPAWYEELRK
- a CDS encoding YitT family protein, which translates into the protein MKFATLKAGLRSAAGRFVQDVKDEWRAFLAVTAGVSLQALAVVLFVLPNRFPDLGVSGIAVLSNYVFGISPAWVILAANGLLMIWAWKELSPRFVLWTAWAVVLFSLLLKAFEFVPVPVIGDKFMAAMVSGAIRGLGAGMVFRVGGSTGGLDIPGMALRKRYGIEMGQFSIYINMGILALSFFVVGLESAIYGAVGLYVFGIVLDNTTRSFDRRKQAFIITHIPDEVSAYINLTLHRGVTRLDGMGGYSKQPRPVLLTLLEPRQAMQLKKFLAEHDPTAFMSVVEASEVLGKGFKSWKSL
- the gyrB gene encoding DNA topoisomerase (ATP-hydrolyzing) subunit B is translated as MSPAARQYTASSIQVLEGLQAVRKRPGMYIGDTAARGLHHLVYEVVDNSVDEAIGGYCTAIYVAIHPDESISVEDNGRGIPTDPHPSNGRPASEVVLTTLHAGGKFDSGAYKVSGGLHGVGVSVVNALSEWLEITICRNGESRTQRFERGIPVTELSEGIPTEKNGTMVHFLADGGIFEEVKFSAEVLSARLRELAFLNPGLSITLDDKRENKVKEFRYDGGMKSFIEYLNRGKTVLFSEPVTISGEKDGVSVDIGLQYNDGYLERVFGFANLIHTVEGGTHVSGLRTALTRGVNEAARRGKLLKEKEENLSGDDLKEGLTCVVSVKLSNPQFEGQTKTKLGNSDVKGIVDSIVYEGLLAWFEDNPQVVKSVVEKAIKARQAREAAKRARELVRKSVMTGLSLPGKLADCSSRNPENTEVYIVEGDSAGGSAKQGRDRSFQAILPLRGKILNVEKARLDKVLANQEIRTMIQTLGAGVGDDFDPGKLRYHKIIIMTDADVDGAHISTLLLTFFYRYMQPLIEKGYLYLAQPPLYRVQKGKTVSYCYNEKELRNILDNAADPTKMSVQRYKGLGEMNPEQLWETTMDPQNRVLKRVEIDDLMGAEEYFSILMGDKVEPRRDFIAAHAHEVRNLDI
- a CDS encoding iron-containing alcohol dehydrogenase, which produces MQNFTFYAPTKIIFGRDTIPQIGEALAADGISRVVLVAGGGSIYKNGVHEAVTGSLEKHGIRFAEIGGVRSNPRLSKLRDVITLLKGEKAEAVLAVGGGSVFDTAKAAAMGALYDGDVWDFFCGKAAVKEALPVYGVLTASGTSSEMNNTAVVTREDDESKWAIASPVLVPKVSVIDPSVQATLPESQTVSGGIDAVTHVLEAYVISCPGLDFVQDYCETLIRAMMRRIPQLVKNPADYEARAELAWCCSLAHNGLSNVGRPVRGDFASHRIEHSLSAIFDVPHGTGLAIIMPAWMEYVYRDAEPVFERLAASVFGIRDGEDRALRGIRALREYFRSLGSPVTLREVGVAKADLPRIADNAAKLAPLGAVRKIEREDILRILETAW
- a CDS encoding DMT family transporter, whose amino-acid sequence is MYFAGVLYCCAAAVFWALGPVFLKKGLAFLDHTEMSASRTIGFAAASLIFCIFDPNAFILWRFPSWLLLFVFINILVGNVLGDLCYFKSLELIGVSRAVGTTCCYPLFVTAISFFWLGESLTLPLVLGTGVMIAGLFMLKSGGRRAAGAGNETASWKGFLLALAAAFCWAAVMVLQKWLLSVHDLPAASITLWRALFLFAVSWGIWAWRTRKEPEKRLHLLRAPRTIWAYAIAAGTFGLAAGGYVFALAIQIIPVSVATPITATSPLIAAGMAVVMFHESMRPVQWAGILCILGGVLTVTA